Proteins found in one Solitalea lacus genomic segment:
- the recQ gene encoding DNA helicase RecQ → MIEQARVALKAYFGYDEFRPLQNEVIQSILDKKDTLVLMPTGGGKSICYQVPALIMEGLCIVISPLISLMKDQVDALRINGIGAAYLNSSQDFTEEETIIEQCLNGSIKLLYLSPEKLKSSMAMLSEFNIKLFAIDEAHCISAWGHDFRPEYTQLNVIKERFPTIPIIALTATADKVTRKDIIKQLSLKRPNTFIASFDRPNLSLNVKMGVKTREKDFEIIDFILRKPNQSGIIYCLSRKITEELAEKLRGHSINAAAYHAGMNADERNETQDDFINDRVQLVCATVAFGMGIDKSNVRWVIHYNLPKNIESYYQEIGRAGRDGLKSETILYYSLSDLVLLTQFAEQSQQRELNIEKLRRIQQFAEANLCRRRILINYFGENLEQDCGNCDVCKKPRSRFDGTILVQKALSALLRINEPIGINMLIEVLRGSNKSEIIEKGYDKIKTYGIGSDVGFPHWQQFIMQMLSLGLLEMVYDEGFSLKATSLGKEILFGKKTTELAYPLIREIKKHTLSLDEETHIPTQTANEKLFDTLRRLRREFAEQEDVPAYAIFSDATLERMVMEKPTTEIAFLAIQGVGQRKLEKYGRKFIELISRHQYKNTVTPREKTDTLKETFRLLQHNHSPEDISKLRNIHLTTVYSHISTLYLNGSPINLRQFISMEEIERVKLAQKALGQSNKLKDYFDFLKGEIAYHKIRLALSWIEKQDKLI, encoded by the coding sequence ATGATTGAACAGGCCCGTGTTGCATTGAAGGCTTATTTTGGTTACGATGAATTCCGGCCGCTACAAAACGAAGTAATACAATCCATTCTTGATAAAAAAGACACCTTGGTTTTGATGCCAACCGGTGGTGGAAAATCCATTTGCTATCAGGTTCCAGCCCTAATCATGGAAGGTTTATGCATTGTCATTTCGCCGCTTATTTCATTAATGAAGGACCAAGTGGATGCTCTACGGATTAATGGCATAGGTGCCGCTTATCTAAACAGCAGCCAGGATTTTACTGAAGAAGAAACCATAATAGAACAATGCTTAAACGGCAGCATTAAACTACTTTACCTTTCTCCAGAGAAACTAAAATCGAGCATGGCCATGTTGTCTGAGTTCAACATTAAATTATTTGCCATTGATGAGGCTCATTGCATTTCTGCATGGGGACATGATTTTCGCCCGGAATACACTCAACTCAATGTCATTAAAGAACGCTTTCCGACAATTCCAATAATAGCCTTAACAGCCACAGCTGATAAAGTAACCCGAAAGGACATTATCAAACAACTAAGCTTAAAAAGACCTAATACCTTTATCGCATCTTTTGATCGGCCGAACTTAAGTTTGAACGTAAAAATGGGCGTTAAAACGCGAGAAAAGGACTTCGAAATCATTGATTTCATTTTACGAAAACCCAATCAATCAGGCATTATCTACTGTTTGAGCAGGAAGATTACAGAAGAACTGGCTGAAAAACTTCGGGGACATTCAATAAACGCCGCAGCCTATCATGCCGGCATGAACGCAGATGAACGTAATGAGACTCAAGATGACTTTATCAATGACCGGGTTCAGTTGGTTTGTGCCACAGTTGCCTTTGGAATGGGTATAGATAAGTCGAACGTTCGTTGGGTTATTCATTATAATCTGCCTAAAAATATCGAAAGCTATTATCAGGAAATTGGCCGTGCGGGGCGAGATGGATTAAAGAGTGAAACTATTCTTTATTATAGCTTAAGCGATTTGGTGTTATTGACTCAATTTGCGGAACAAAGCCAACAGCGCGAGCTAAACATTGAAAAACTGAGGAGGATACAACAATTTGCAGAGGCAAATCTTTGCCGGCGCAGAATCCTAATTAATTACTTTGGAGAAAATCTGGAGCAAGATTGCGGCAATTGTGATGTTTGTAAAAAACCTCGCAGCCGATTTGACGGAACCATTTTAGTTCAAAAAGCTTTATCAGCCTTACTTCGAATTAATGAGCCCATAGGTATCAATATGCTTATTGAGGTTTTAAGAGGTTCGAATAAATCAGAGATCATTGAAAAAGGCTATGATAAAATTAAAACCTATGGAATTGGAAGTGATGTAGGCTTTCCACATTGGCAACAATTTATTATGCAAATGCTAAGTTTAGGGCTTTTAGAAATGGTTTATGATGAAGGATTTAGTTTAAAAGCTACCAGTCTTGGCAAAGAAATTCTTTTTGGAAAAAAAACGACCGAATTAGCATATCCTTTGATTCGGGAAATTAAAAAACACACATTGAGCCTTGATGAAGAGACACATATTCCTACTCAAACGGCTAACGAAAAATTATTTGATACTTTGCGCCGTTTAAGAAGAGAATTTGCTGAACAAGAGGATGTACCGGCCTACGCAATTTTTAGTGATGCTACGCTGGAAAGAATGGTTATGGAAAAGCCTACAACAGAAATCGCCTTTTTGGCAATTCAAGGAGTTGGCCAACGTAAGCTAGAAAAGTACGGACGGAAATTTATTGAATTAATAAGCCGTCATCAGTATAAAAACACTGTAACTCCTCGCGAAAAAACGGATACACTCAAGGAAACATTCCGTTTGCTGCAACATAATCATTCACCCGAAGATATTTCAAAACTTCGAAACATCCATTTAACCACCGTTTACTCACACATTTCTACGCTGTACCTCAATGGAAGTCCAATTAATTTAAGGCAATTTATTTCCATGGAAGAAATAGAGCGGGTAAAACTGGCTCAGAAAGCCCTAGGACAAAGTAATAAGTTAAAAGACTATTTTGATTTTTTAAAGGGAGAAATTGCCTATCACAAAATACGATTAGCGTTGAGTTGGATTGAAAAACAGGATAAGCTAATTTGA
- a CDS encoding cytochrome c, with protein sequence MKKVFKVLGVIFLFLIISIAGLGVYVKTALPNVGPTPEMKVELTPERIKRGEYLANSVMVCMDCHSTRNWAEFSGPIMPGTLGKGGDEFNQKMGFPGRYFASNITPAGIGNWTDGEIFRAITAGVKKDNQPIFPVMPHANYGQLDEEDIKAIIAYLRSLPAIENVVSQSESDFPMNFIINTIPVKANLQKRPLSTDAVQYGKYLVTAAACYDCHTQFDNGEFVEGMGFGGGRVFELPGGQLSTSNITPDNKTGIGLWSKEQFINRFKTYVDSIAAHQKVGPSDFNTVMPWTMFSHMKDEDLAAIYTYLRTVKPINNPIVKFKPRS encoded by the coding sequence ATGAAAAAAGTATTTAAAGTTCTGGGTGTTATTTTTCTGTTCCTTATTATAAGTATAGCAGGATTAGGTGTGTATGTAAAAACCGCATTGCCCAATGTTGGACCTACACCTGAAATGAAAGTTGAGCTAACTCCTGAGAGGATTAAAAGAGGGGAATATTTAGCCAACTCTGTAATGGTTTGTATGGACTGTCATAGTACACGGAACTGGGCTGAATTTTCTGGTCCGATTATGCCTGGCACGTTGGGCAAAGGAGGGGATGAGTTTAATCAGAAAATGGGATTTCCGGGGAGATATTTTGCTTCTAATATTACCCCTGCCGGTATTGGCAATTGGACAGACGGTGAAATTTTTCGAGCAATAACGGCCGGGGTGAAGAAAGACAATCAGCCTATTTTTCCAGTTATGCCCCATGCTAATTATGGTCAATTAGATGAAGAAGACATAAAAGCAATAATTGCCTACTTACGCTCATTGCCAGCTATTGAAAATGTTGTGAGCCAATCTGAGTCAGATTTTCCGATGAATTTCATTATAAATACAATACCGGTAAAAGCCAATTTACAAAAGAGACCTCTGTCAACTGATGCGGTACAATACGGTAAGTATTTGGTAACAGCGGCAGCTTGTTATGATTGTCACACTCAGTTTGATAACGGTGAGTTTGTGGAAGGTATGGGTTTTGGAGGAGGTAGGGTGTTTGAGTTGCCAGGAGGACAATTATCAACATCAAACATTACTCCAGATAACAAAACCGGTATTGGCTTATGGAGTAAGGAGCAATTTATTAATCGATTTAAAACCTATGTTGATAGTATCGCTGCGCACCAAAAGGTTGGTCCGTCTGATTTTAATACAGTAATGCCTTGGACAATGTTTTCACACATGAAAGACGAGGATTTAGCTGCTATTTATACCTATTTACGAACGGTTAAACCGATAAATAATCCGATAGTGAAATTTAAGCCAAGGAGTTGA
- a CDS encoding shikimate kinase produces the protein MKIFLIGFMGAGKTTLGKRLAKKLNLPFLDLDHLIEEITGGTIAEYFAKNGEEKFRELEKDVLQKHILPEQFVLSTGGGAPCFHNNLEWMNRNGQTIYLKLSPKAIAQRLENAKEERPLIKGLKGDDLIKFIEERLALREPFYNQAQLTVDGLSINADTLIKQLSIQ, from the coding sequence TTGAAAATATTTCTGATCGGCTTCATGGGAGCCGGAAAAACTACTTTAGGTAAGAGGCTTGCTAAGAAACTGAATCTTCCTTTTTTAGATCTTGATCATTTAATTGAAGAAATTACAGGTGGCACCATTGCAGAGTATTTCGCTAAAAATGGTGAGGAAAAATTCAGGGAGTTGGAAAAAGACGTGCTACAAAAGCATATACTTCCAGAACAATTTGTGCTCTCAACTGGAGGGGGCGCCCCTTGTTTTCATAATAACCTTGAATGGATGAACCGAAACGGTCAAACCATTTACCTAAAGCTCTCACCCAAAGCTATTGCACAGCGGCTGGAGAATGCAAAGGAAGAACGCCCTTTAATTAAAGGATTAAAAGGAGATGACCTTATAAAATTTATTGAAGAGCGTTTAGCTCTCCGTGAACCTTTTTATAATCAGGCTCAATTGACAGTAGATGGACTAAGTATTAATGCTGATACTCTAATCAAACAACTAAGTATTCAATAG
- a CDS encoding ABC transporter permease: MLSYILNKTFYGLLVMLGIVVAVFFLFNILPADPARMTMGQRSDVQSLEAVRKELGLDKPMPVQFALFLNDISPIGLHPTDSASQAKYNYIQLLPVGKEDAIALKWPYLRRSYQTKKEVSEILKETIPNTLVLAFTSMLFASILGIALGVISAINKDSWIDKVSIGFSIIGISAPSFFAGIIIAWLFGFVLSDYTGLNMSGSLHNYDPFKGEVLSLKNLWLPMITLGLRPLAIIVQLTRSAMLDVLAMDYIRTAKAKGLNNYTVVMKHALRNALNPVVTAISGWFASLIAGSFFIEYIFGYNGLGKATVDALGLADFPVVMGSILFCGFIFVVLNILVDVLYGILDPRVRVR, translated from the coding sequence ATGCTTTCATATATACTCAATAAAACATTTTACGGTCTGTTGGTTATGCTAGGCATCGTGGTAGCGGTGTTTTTCCTATTCAATATTTTACCTGCCGATCCTGCACGTATGACCATGGGACAACGCTCCGATGTGCAATCGCTGGAAGCAGTACGTAAAGAACTTGGTTTGGACAAACCAATGCCTGTACAGTTTGCCTTATTTTTAAATGATATTTCACCCATTGGCTTACACCCTACCGACTCGGCTTCACAAGCAAAATACAACTATATACAACTTTTGCCGGTAGGCAAAGAAGACGCGATTGCACTAAAATGGCCTTATTTACGTCGCTCTTATCAAACTAAAAAGGAAGTTTCAGAAATACTGAAAGAAACCATTCCGAATACACTGGTTTTGGCATTTACCTCAATGCTTTTCGCCTCAATATTAGGAATAGCATTAGGAGTTATTTCGGCAATAAATAAAGACAGCTGGATTGATAAAGTTTCAATTGGATTTTCCATTATAGGCATTTCGGCACCGTCTTTTTTTGCTGGCATTATTATAGCCTGGTTATTTGGGTTTGTTTTGAGTGATTACACGGGATTAAACATGTCGGGTAGTTTACACAATTACGATCCATTCAAAGGAGAAGTGCTTAGCTTAAAAAACCTTTGGCTACCGATGATTACCTTAGGTTTGCGCCCATTGGCAATTATTGTTCAACTTACCCGAAGTGCAATGCTCGACGTACTTGCCATGGATTACATCCGTACGGCTAAGGCAAAAGGATTAAACAATTATACCGTGGTGATGAAGCATGCTTTGCGCAACGCCCTAAACCCGGTAGTTACAGCAATATCGGGATGGTTTGCCTCTCTAATTGCAGGTTCATTTTTCATCGAATACATTTTCGGATATAACGGCCTGGGAAAGGCAACAGTTGACGCTCTTGGCTTAGCCGATTTTCCGGTTGTAATGGGCTCCATACTTTTCTGTGGGTTTATTTTTGTGGTGTTGAATATTTTGGTAGACGTACTTTACGGCATTCTTGATCCACGTGTTAGGGTGAGATAA
- the hemN gene encoding oxygen-independent coproporphyrinogen III oxidase, translating to MNHSLIQKYNVPGPRYTSYPTVPYWEENNFTTKGWEQSVLATFLKSNNDDEGISLYVHLPYCESLCTFCGCNKRITTNHSVEEPYINALLREWSLYCKLFPSRPKIKEIHLGGGTPTFFKPENLQRLINGLFLYADRTPEWEFSFEGHPNNTTKEHLQTLFSLGFRRVSFGVQDYDPVIQKAIHRIQPFANVERVHNWARQIGYTSIGHDLVFGLPKQTRLSIAETIAKTNLLRPDRLAFYSYAHVPWLKGNGQRGFDENDLPKDDDKRVLYNLGKLLFEENGYIEIGMDHFALKSDSLYQSLTEKKLHRNFMGYTSSKTQLMIGLGVSAISDSWNSFAQNVKTIEEYYELISKDELPVFRGHKLTDEDLIVRKHILNLMCQLKTEWSESQAQFKELPEVVSRLEEMAADGLLHFVKDGIEITPEGVPFVRNICMAFDLRMIRNQPETRLFSMTV from the coding sequence ATGAATCATAGTCTTATACAAAAATATAATGTTCCGGGGCCTCGCTATACTAGTTATCCAACAGTTCCCTACTGGGAGGAGAACAACTTTACTACTAAGGGTTGGGAACAATCTGTTTTAGCAACTTTTCTAAAGAGCAATAATGACGACGAAGGGATTAGTCTATATGTCCACTTACCTTACTGCGAAAGTTTATGCACGTTTTGTGGTTGTAATAAACGAATTACAACCAACCATAGTGTTGAAGAGCCATATATAAATGCTTTGTTAAGAGAATGGAGCCTGTACTGCAAGCTGTTTCCTTCTCGCCCAAAAATTAAAGAGATTCATTTGGGAGGGGGAACACCAACCTTTTTTAAACCGGAAAATCTGCAAAGATTAATCAACGGATTGTTCCTTTATGCCGACCGTACCCCAGAGTGGGAATTTAGCTTTGAAGGCCATCCGAATAATACCACAAAAGAGCATCTGCAAACTTTGTTCAGCTTGGGATTTAGGCGAGTAAGTTTTGGAGTGCAGGATTATGATCCGGTGATTCAGAAAGCAATTCATCGCATTCAGCCGTTTGCAAATGTTGAACGCGTGCATAACTGGGCTCGTCAAATTGGTTATACTTCCATTGGGCATGATCTTGTGTTTGGCCTCCCAAAACAAACCCGCTTGAGCATTGCCGAAACAATTGCTAAAACTAATTTGCTAAGGCCCGATAGGCTGGCTTTTTACAGTTATGCTCATGTGCCTTGGTTAAAAGGTAACGGCCAACGCGGCTTTGATGAAAATGATTTGCCAAAGGATGATGATAAAAGAGTGCTATATAATTTAGGAAAGCTGCTTTTTGAAGAAAACGGTTATATAGAAATTGGAATGGATCATTTTGCATTAAAATCGGATAGTCTTTATCAATCGTTAACAGAGAAAAAGCTGCACCGGAATTTTATGGGATATACATCTTCCAAAACGCAATTAATGATTGGGCTAGGCGTTTCGGCCATTAGCGACTCATGGAATTCCTTTGCTCAGAATGTTAAGACCATCGAAGAGTATTATGAATTAATTTCCAAAGATGAACTTCCGGTCTTTAGAGGCCATAAATTAACTGATGAAGATTTGATTGTTCGAAAACATATTCTAAATCTGATGTGTCAGTTAAAAACCGAATGGAGTGAGTCTCAAGCTCAATTTAAAGAATTGCCGGAAGTGGTTTCAAGATTAGAAGAAATGGCTGCAGATGGGCTGCTTCACTTTGTAAAAGATGGAATTGAAATAACACCTGAAGGAGTGCCTTTTGTAAGGAACATTTGTATGGCTTTTGATTTACGTATGATCCGTAACCAACCTGAAACCCGTTTGTTTTCGATGACGGTTTAA
- a CDS encoding SRPBCC family protein has protein sequence MTTQNFAKAEMLIRKPVSEVFEAIINPAITSKFWFTKGSGRLDEHNEVQWTWEMYSFTIPVQVKVIEPNSKIVIDWGNYDNTTKVEWNFKPLNNELTFVSIINSGFKGTTEEIINQVRDSTEGFTLVLAGLKAFLEHAIQLNLVADRFPKELNY, from the coding sequence ATGACCACACAAAATTTTGCAAAAGCTGAAATGCTAATCCGCAAACCTGTTTCAGAGGTTTTTGAAGCAATCATTAACCCTGCCATCACATCCAAGTTTTGGTTCACTAAGGGCTCCGGACGACTGGATGAACATAACGAAGTCCAATGGACATGGGAGATGTATAGCTTTACAATACCCGTTCAAGTAAAAGTTATTGAACCCAACAGTAAAATTGTAATTGATTGGGGCAACTATGACAACACCACAAAAGTTGAATGGAACTTTAAACCTTTAAACAACGAGTTAACCTTTGTTAGTATTATCAATAGCGGATTTAAGGGTACCACCGAAGAAATAATCAATCAGGTACGTGATTCTACTGAAGGATTTACCTTAGTACTTGCAGGCTTAAAAGCATTTTTAGAGCACGCCATTCAACTTAATCTAGTTGCAGATCGATTTCCTAAAGAGTTAAACTATTAG
- a CDS encoding dihydrofolate reductase family protein, with protein sequence MRKLSVFNFISLNGFYKDQHGDISWHKHGPEENEFAANSLQADNCLLFGRITYELMASYWPTPMAMENDPKVATGMNNAEKIVFSRSLKSVTWNKTRLISENIVDEIRKLKESDGKDFTILGSGSIVTQFAEHGLIDEYQFMIDPVALGAGTPIFNEINKQLNLKLTSIHSFKSGVVLLRYQPVN encoded by the coding sequence ATGAGAAAACTATCTGTCTTTAACTTTATATCCCTAAATGGCTTTTACAAAGACCAACATGGTGATATCAGCTGGCACAAACACGGCCCTGAAGAAAATGAATTTGCAGCCAATAGCTTGCAAGCCGATAATTGTTTATTATTTGGACGCATCACTTATGAGCTGATGGCCAGTTATTGGCCAACTCCAATGGCAATGGAGAACGATCCAAAAGTAGCGACAGGAATGAATAATGCTGAAAAAATCGTTTTCTCACGATCATTAAAATCTGTTACCTGGAACAAAACCAGACTAATAAGCGAGAACATTGTTGACGAAATACGCAAACTGAAGGAGTCAGATGGCAAAGACTTTACCATATTGGGCAGCGGAAGTATTGTTACTCAGTTTGCTGAACATGGTCTTATAGATGAATACCAGTTCATGATCGATCCTGTTGCATTAGGAGCTGGAACTCCAATTTTCAACGAAATAAACAAACAATTAAACCTAAAACTCACCTCCATTCATTCTTTTAAAAGCGGAGTAGTTTTACTAAGATATCAGCCTGTTAATTAA
- a CDS encoding BT_3928 family protein produces MNHEQPLTINQNMKYLTNFCRIFVGLLFIFSGLVKQNDPLGFSYKLEEYFEVFHLAFLNSFALALAIFLCALEIIMGIALLFGVKIKQTAWGLLLLIVFFSFLTFYSAYFDVVKTCGCFGDAIPLTPWQSFTKDLILLLMIMIIFFNTDKIKALFSEKGSWITLALAILFSFGFGIYTYQNLPFVDFLPYKIGNNLPSLMKAPEGAPADEYKIIYTLKNKKTGELKELDDKQYIASKIYENPDWEYVKASDPILVKEGYKVPIRDLKINDEDGNDATSVVLEDPQYSFWIIEYDLDNANKGVQEKLNQLTLMTEKYHARTLALTSATPLNADNFRHENNLYYEFFYADAVPLKSMVRANPGVLLMKNGTVINKWHFRNLPSIEELETMCFKK; encoded by the coding sequence ATGAACCATGAACAACCCTTAACTATCAACCAAAACATGAAATACCTAACCAACTTTTGCCGCATCTTTGTCGGTTTACTGTTTATTTTCTCCGGGTTAGTAAAACAAAACGACCCTTTAGGCTTTTCGTATAAACTCGAAGAGTATTTTGAAGTCTTTCACCTTGCTTTTTTAAATTCTTTTGCACTAGCCTTGGCCATTTTTTTATGTGCACTGGAAATTATAATGGGTATTGCCTTATTGTTTGGAGTAAAAATTAAACAGACTGCTTGGGGACTGCTTTTACTTATTGTATTTTTTAGTTTCTTAACCTTCTATTCAGCCTACTTTGATGTAGTAAAAACCTGTGGCTGTTTTGGCGACGCCATTCCTTTAACCCCTTGGCAGTCGTTTACCAAGGATTTGATTTTATTACTGATGATTATGATCATCTTCTTCAACACGGATAAAATCAAGGCCCTTTTCAGCGAAAAAGGATCATGGATTACCTTAGCTCTTGCTATTTTATTTAGCTTTGGATTTGGGATTTATACCTACCAAAACTTACCTTTTGTTGATTTTCTTCCATATAAAATCGGCAATAACCTACCTTCATTAATGAAAGCCCCAGAAGGGGCACCGGCAGATGAATACAAGATCATTTACACGTTAAAAAACAAAAAGACAGGCGAACTTAAAGAGTTGGACGACAAGCAATATATAGCTTCCAAAATTTATGAAAACCCTGATTGGGAATATGTAAAAGCATCGGACCCTATTTTGGTTAAGGAAGGATATAAGGTTCCGATTCGCGACTTAAAGATTAATGACGAAGACGGAAACGATGCAACCTCTGTAGTTCTTGAAGACCCACAGTACTCTTTCTGGATCATTGAGTATGATTTAGACAATGCCAATAAAGGAGTACAAGAAAAATTAAACCAGCTCACATTGATGACTGAAAAGTATCATGCTCGCACCTTGGCTTTAACCTCAGCAACGCCATTAAATGCAGACAATTTCCGTCATGAAAACAACCTGTATTATGAGTTCTTTTACGCCGATGCAGTTCCGCTTAAATCAATGGTACGAGCTAACCCAGGAGTATTGTTAATGAAAAACGGCACCGTGATTAACAAATGGCATTTCCGCAACTTACCAAGCATTGAAGAACTAGAAACAATGTGTTTTAAAAAGTAG
- a CDS encoding DUF1599 domain-containing protein, producing the protein MQTTTGTQYDSVIAQCQQLFLKKAKDYGTAWRILRPESITDQIFIKAQRIRTLEEKKISKVNEGIAPEYIGIINYCVIALIQLQLTENDPLELPFDETERLYNLKIAETKALMQDKNHDYGEAWREMRVSSLTDLILMKILRVKQIEDNKGLTLVSEGVEANYQDMINYAVFALIKLNVHSS; encoded by the coding sequence TTGCAAACTACTACAGGAACACAGTACGATTCGGTTATAGCACAGTGCCAACAGCTGTTTCTAAAAAAAGCTAAAGATTATGGCACCGCCTGGCGTATTCTCCGCCCCGAATCTATTACCGATCAAATTTTTATCAAAGCACAGCGCATTCGCACCCTGGAAGAAAAAAAAATAAGCAAGGTGAACGAGGGTATCGCTCCCGAATACATCGGCATTATCAACTATTGTGTTATTGCTTTAATTCAGTTACAACTTACTGAAAACGATCCGCTGGAGTTGCCATTTGATGAAACCGAGCGATTGTACAACCTTAAAATAGCCGAAACCAAAGCCTTGATGCAAGACAAAAATCATGACTATGGTGAGGCATGGCGCGAAATGCGTGTAAGTTCATTAACTGATTTAATCTTAATGAAAATCTTACGCGTTAAGCAAATTGAGGATAATAAAGGTTTAACCCTGGTTTCTGAAGGTGTTGAAGCCAACTATCAGGATATGATTAACTATGCTGTATTTGCGCTCATCAAATTGAATGTTCATAGCTCATAG
- a CDS encoding cold-shock protein, translating to MGKSSETFSKKENEKKRLKKQKDKEQKKEERKANSSKGKSLENMMAYVDEFGNITSSPPDPTKKVKINSEDIQIAVARTEAIDLTQESRKGTVTFFNESKGFGFIKDHQTQESIFVHVNNLISPIKENDKVTFKTEKGPKGLSAIEVQKS from the coding sequence ATGGGTAAATCCTCAGAAACATTTAGTAAGAAAGAAAACGAGAAAAAACGATTAAAAAAGCAAAAAGACAAAGAGCAAAAGAAAGAAGAGCGCAAAGCCAATTCGAGCAAGGGCAAAAGCCTTGAAAACATGATGGCCTATGTTGATGAGTTTGGCAATATTACCTCTTCCCCTCCAGATCCTACAAAAAAGGTGAAAATAAATTCTGAAGACATTCAAATTGCTGTTGCCAGAACTGAAGCTATTGATTTAACACAAGAAAGCAGAAAAGGAACAGTTACCTTTTTTAATGAATCAAAAGGGTTTGGATTTATTAAGGATCACCAAACGCAGGAAAGTATTTTTGTGCATGTCAACAACCTTATCAGCCCAATTAAAGAAAATGATAAGGTGACTTTCAAAACAGAAAAAGGGCCGAAGGGACTCAGCGCAATTGAAGTTCAAAAAAGCTAA
- the folP gene encoding dihydropteroate synthase, whose amino-acid sequence MHNSPFFDKHRTLNCGGRLLVLSDPKVMGILNITPDSFFDGGKYNSVNASLQRCEQLLTEGADIIDLGAYSTRPGAAVISEMEEIERVRTVLQEICRQFPQAIISIDTFRAEVARVAVNEGAALINDVSGGELDEKMFETVGLLKVPYILMHMRGTPDTMLQLTTYDDLLSEIIRYFYEKVARLRTLGVNDIVLDPGFGFAKTVEQNYKLMAHLDDFKIFDLPLLVGVSRKSMIYRLLQTDSQSALNGTSILNMVSLQQGANILRVHDVKEAVEVVKIFNALNNNY is encoded by the coding sequence ATGCACAATAGCCCATTTTTTGATAAGCATAGAACCCTGAATTGCGGCGGCCGGCTGCTTGTTTTGTCCGATCCTAAAGTAATGGGGATTTTAAACATTACCCCCGATTCATTTTTTGACGGAGGGAAATATAATTCGGTAAATGCATCATTACAACGTTGTGAGCAATTACTAACCGAAGGAGCTGATATAATTGACTTGGGAGCATACTCTACTCGCCCAGGGGCAGCTGTTATTTCCGAAATGGAAGAAATAGAACGAGTGCGGACAGTTTTGCAAGAAATCTGCCGGCAATTTCCCCAAGCAATTATCTCCATTGATACATTCAGGGCTGAAGTTGCCCGGGTGGCTGTAAATGAGGGAGCCGCTTTAATTAATGACGTGTCAGGAGGAGAGTTGGATGAGAAAATGTTTGAAACGGTTGGTTTATTAAAAGTTCCTTATATACTAATGCACATGCGTGGTACCCCTGATACAATGCTGCAATTAACGACGTACGATGATTTATTAAGTGAAATAATCCGTTATTTTTATGAAAAGGTCGCTCGTTTAAGGACATTAGGGGTGAATGATATTGTGTTGGATCCAGGTTTTGGTTTTGCTAAAACAGTTGAACAGAATTATAAACTTATGGCTCATTTGGATGATTTTAAAATCTTTGATTTGCCTTTACTTGTAGGTGTTTCACGTAAGTCAATGATTTATAGATTGCTGCAAACTGATTCGCAGTCGGCATTAAATGGTACATCAATATTAAATATGGTTTCATTACAGCAAGGAGCAAACATTTTAAGGGTGCATGACGTAAAAGAGGCCGTTGAGGTGGTGAAGATTTTTAATGCACTAAATAATAACTATTGA